The proteins below come from a single Nostoc sp. KVJ3 genomic window:
- a CDS encoding FitA-like ribbon-helix-helix domain-containing protein, with the protein MATLYVRNLPDDLYAKLQELAVSQHRSINAQVITLLEQALKTEAQQIEDQKRQNVLKVLEESRQRRRVNPADFGLPDSTQLIREDRDR; encoded by the coding sequence ATGGCTACCCTTTATGTAAGAAATTTACCCGATGATTTGTATGCCAAGCTGCAAGAGTTAGCGGTATCTCAGCACCGTTCAATTAACGCCCAAGTTATAACTCTGTTGGAACAAGCTTTAAAAACTGAAGCACAGCAAATAGAAGACCAGAAACGCCAGAATGTACTTAAAGTCCTAGAAGAAAGTCGCCAGCGTCGCCGTGTAAATCCAGCGGACTTCGGATTACCTGATAGTACTCAACTGATTCGAGAAGACCGGGACAGATGA
- a CDS encoding type II toxin-antitoxin system VapC family toxin, producing MTTPLRCVLDTSVCIKYFIADPLTPKVNQLFDHFANPQTEIFVPDLFYIECANALLKYVRARMYTAAEVQTDLATLKAFPLRVVSTADLMADAVAIALNYGISAYDGSYVALSQQIGTTLLTLDGKLVKAIAASSYNVCSFNDFEVPPLESI from the coding sequence ATGACAACCCCTCTAAGATGCGTGTTAGATACCAGTGTGTGTATCAAGTATTTTATCGCTGATCCATTAACCCCCAAAGTTAATCAACTTTTCGACCATTTTGCCAATCCACAGACGGAAATTTTTGTTCCAGACCTTTTTTACATTGAGTGTGCTAACGCCTTATTGAAGTATGTCCGTGCAAGGATGTACACTGCTGCTGAGGTTCAGACAGATTTAGCCACCCTCAAAGCTTTTCCGTTGCGTGTTGTCTCGACGGCTGATTTGATGGCTGATGCAGTTGCGATCGCATTAAATTATGGAATCTCCGCCTACGATGGCTCTTATGTCGCACTTTCACAGCAGATAGGTACTACTTTGCTGACTCTCGACGGTAAGTTAGTAAAGGCAATAGCCGCTTCGTCTTACAATGTTTGCTCGTTTAATGACTTCGAGGTTCCGCCGTTGGAGTCAATTTAA
- a CDS encoding acyl-CoA thioesterase produces the protein MSFTYNRTVRFQDTDAAGVVYFANILAICHAAYEESLEASSINLKDFFTNPSVGFPIVHTSVDFLRPMFVGDKLLISLIPQKIGVEKFEITYEITVGEVVVAKAITRHVCIDVSSRSKRELPDEIIQWLETNRRDAEKPVRCGGSPS, from the coding sequence ATGTCTTTTACTTATAACCGCACGGTTCGCTTTCAAGATACTGATGCTGCTGGGGTAGTTTATTTTGCTAATATTTTGGCTATTTGTCATGCAGCTTATGAAGAATCTTTAGAAGCTTCAAGTATTAATCTCAAAGATTTTTTTACTAATCCGTCTGTGGGGTTTCCTATTGTTCATACTAGTGTCGATTTTTTGCGCCCTATGTTTGTCGGGGACAAGTTGCTGATTAGCTTAATTCCCCAAAAAATAGGTGTTGAGAAGTTTGAAATTACTTATGAAATTACTGTGGGTGAGGTGGTAGTTGCTAAGGCTATTACTCGTCATGTTTGTATTGATGTGAGTAGTAGAAGTAAGCGGGAATTACCTGATGAGATTATTCAATGGTTGGAGACGAACCGCAGAGACGCAGAGAAGCCAGTGCGTTGCGGGGGTTCCCCCAGTTGA
- a CDS encoding 2-succinylbenzoate--CoA ligase, translating to MERPLDYLNNLAQDDWLIGYDSHQFNQIAQELYLELTQLSACGTPPKIILAEREPLRFLASFIAACAANCPVFLCNPDWGTQEWQQVFDLVKPDIILGIGNREWGIGNGNNYQCPMPDHIMIPTGGSSGQIKFAIHTWETLTASVQGFTEYFQLKQVNSFCMLPLYHVSGLMQFIRSFTTGGKLAIQAFKDVESGKIFNIKQSEYLISLVPTQLQRLLQNPELIEWLSQFNTVLLGGAPAWNELLEKARFHRIWLAPTYGMTETASQIATLKPDDFLDGKISSGQILPHAKVTIRNQQGEILNSNQIGNITIHAQSLSLGYYPITRENQTYFQVDDLGFLDEQGHLNIVGRDSDKIITGGENIYPIEIESAIQATQMVDDICVIGIPDKHWGQALTAIYIPKKSDTSALKIQTLLKDKLSKFKIPKYWIPQQNLPRNSQGKINRQQLQQIATEFLQNSIT from the coding sequence ATGGAACGACCTTTAGACTATCTTAATAACCTGGCTCAGGATGATTGGCTTATCGGTTATGACAGCCATCAATTTAATCAAATAGCTCAAGAATTATATTTAGAACTAACACAATTATCAGCGTGTGGAACGCCACCAAAAATCATCTTAGCTGAACGCGAACCATTACGGTTTCTAGCAAGTTTTATTGCCGCTTGTGCAGCAAATTGTCCAGTTTTTCTTTGTAACCCCGATTGGGGAACACAAGAATGGCAACAAGTCTTTGATTTAGTAAAACCAGACATTATTTTGGGAATAGGGAATAGGGAATGGGGAATAGGGAATGGAAATAATTACCAATGCCCAATGCCCGATCACATCATGATTCCTACAGGTGGTTCATCGGGACAGATTAAATTTGCCATCCATACTTGGGAAACTCTCACAGCATCAGTACAAGGGTTTACAGAATATTTTCAACTAAAACAGGTCAATTCATTTTGTATGTTGCCGTTATATCACGTTAGCGGTTTAATGCAATTTATACGTTCTTTCACCACCGGAGGCAAACTAGCTATTCAAGCATTTAAAGATGTAGAATCTGGTAAAATATTTAATATTAAACAATCAGAATATTTAATATCTTTAGTACCAACACAGTTACAACGCCTTCTACAAAATCCCGAATTAATTGAATGGCTATCCCAATTTAATACTGTACTTTTAGGAGGTGCGCCAGCATGGAACGAACTACTAGAAAAAGCCAGATTTCACCGCATCTGGTTAGCACCTACTTATGGTATGACAGAAACCGCCTCTCAAATTGCCACCCTCAAACCAGATGATTTTCTCGACGGTAAAATTAGCAGTGGTCAAATTCTTCCCCATGCAAAAGTAACTATTCGCAATCAGCAAGGCGAAATTTTAAATTCCAATCAAATCGGAAATATCACCATTCATGCTCAATCTTTATCCCTTGGTTACTATCCTATAACTAGAGAAAATCAAACTTATTTCCAAGTAGATGATTTAGGTTTTTTAGACGAACAAGGTCATTTAAATATAGTCGGACGTGACAGCGACAAAATTATTACAGGTGGCGAAAATATTTACCCGATAGAGATTGAATCAGCTATACAAGCAACTCAAATGGTTGACGATATTTGTGTCATCGGCATCCCAGATAAACACTGGGGACAAGCCTTAACAGCGATTTACATCCCCAAAAAATCAGATACCTCTGCCTTAAAAATCCAAACCCTACTCAAAGACAAACTCAGCAAATTTAAAATCCCAAAATATTGGATTCCCCAGCAAAACTTACCCCGCAACTCCCAAGGTAAAATTAACCGCCAACAGTTACAACAAATCGCCACAGAATTCCTTCAAAATTCCATTACATAA
- a CDS encoding o-succinylbenzoate synthase, giving the protein MTYRFEFRPYRRRFLRSLTTNHGRWDIREGIILRLTDESGKLGWGEIAPISWFGSETLEQALDFCRQLPQEITAERIFSISDELPACQFGFESALEGVGSRRDAINRVCTGVESVNWGNEFFSMSHAPYFSGLLPSGEAALSQWETLWQRGYRTFKWKIGVDAIADELKIFESLIHTLPASTKLRLDANGGLTYEEAKLWLSNCDNLKANGEQPIEIEFIEQPLPVQQFQQMLELSTSYETAIALDESVATLGQLAACHQQGWRGIFVIKPVIVGSPSRLRKFCHQHQIDTVFSSVFETAIARLAALQLAAELSRNNRAIGFGIDHFFEQEETWFQTLWNDL; this is encoded by the coding sequence ATGACATATAGATTTGAATTTCGTCCTTATCGGCGAAGATTTTTGCGATCGCTTACCACCAATCATGGTAGATGGGATATTCGTGAAGGTATTATCCTCCGCCTTACCGATGAATCAGGTAAACTCGGCTGGGGAGAAATTGCTCCCATTAGCTGGTTTGGTTCCGAAACCCTAGAACAAGCCTTAGATTTTTGTCGCCAACTCCCACAAGAAATCACAGCCGAAAGAATTTTTTCTATCTCAGATGAGTTACCTGCTTGTCAATTTGGCTTTGAGTCAGCTTTAGAGGGAGTGGGGAGTAGGAGAGACGCGATTAATCGCGTCTGTACTGGAGTGGAGAGTGTGAACTGGGGGAATGAATTCTTTTCAATGTCCCATGCCCCATATTTCAGTGGTTTATTACCATCTGGGGAAGCAGCTTTAAGTCAATGGGAAACTCTATGGCAGCGTGGATATCGCACGTTTAAATGGAAAATTGGAGTAGATGCGATCGCTGATGAACTAAAAATTTTTGAGTCACTAATACACACCCTACCAGCCTCTACGAAACTGCGATTAGATGCCAACGGTGGCCTCACCTATGAAGAAGCTAAGTTATGGCTGTCTAATTGTGACAATCTCAAGGCAAATGGAGAACAACCCATAGAAATTGAATTTATCGAACAACCGCTACCTGTACAGCAGTTTCAGCAGATGTTGGAATTGAGTACGAGTTATGAAACTGCGATCGCTTTAGATGAATCTGTCGCCACACTTGGACAACTCGCCGCCTGTCATCAACAAGGTTGGCGAGGGATTTTTGTGATAAAGCCTGTAATAGTGGGATCGCCATCTCGTCTGAGAAAGTTTTGCCACCAGCATCAAATTGATACTGTATTCTCATCAGTATTTGAAACTGCGATCGCTAGACTTGCAGCACTCCAACTAGCAGCCGAATTATCCCGAAATAACAGGGCAATTGGTTTTGGCATCGACCATTTTTTTGAACAAGAAGAAACGTGGTTTCAAACTTTATGGAACGACCTTTAG
- the menA gene encoding 2-carboxy-1,4-naphthoquinone phytyltransferase: protein MTTKQILYPNTKLWMAAIKPPMYSVAIMPIWVGTAVAYAETKNFNGVVFSTFIAAAILILAWENISNDVFDSETGIDQNKHHSLVNLTSNKLLIFWIGNLCLGLGLLGILAIAFWQQDLTVIGMILLCCGLGYMYQGPPFRLGYQGLGEILCFFAFGPLAVEAAYYSQTQTWSMTSLAASVIVGIATTLILFCSHFHQVKDDIAAGKRSPIVRLGTQKGAQLLVWFTASIYPLTLLFVLLGIFPAWTLLSWVSLPFAVKLCRHVQENHNQPDKVSNCKFIAVAVHFWACLLLGLGFIL, encoded by the coding sequence ATGACTACCAAGCAAATTTTATATCCCAACACTAAGTTATGGATGGCAGCGATTAAACCGCCAATGTACAGCGTTGCCATTATGCCCATTTGGGTAGGAACAGCAGTAGCTTATGCCGAAACTAAAAATTTCAATGGTGTAGTATTTTCTACTTTTATAGCTGCGGCAATTTTAATTCTAGCCTGGGAAAATATCAGTAATGATGTCTTTGATTCCGAAACAGGTATCGATCAAAATAAGCACCATTCTCTGGTGAATTTGACTAGCAATAAGCTATTAATATTTTGGATAGGAAATTTGTGTTTAGGTTTGGGATTGCTGGGCATACTAGCGATCGCTTTTTGGCAACAAGACCTAACTGTGATCGGCATGATTCTACTATGCTGTGGTTTGGGCTATATGTACCAAGGCCCTCCCTTTCGTTTAGGATATCAGGGTTTAGGCGAGATTCTTTGCTTTTTTGCCTTTGGCCCCTTAGCAGTTGAGGCAGCATATTACAGCCAGACTCAAACTTGGTCAATGACAAGTTTAGCAGCTTCAGTGATTGTCGGGATTGCCACAACCTTAATTTTGTTTTGCTCACACTTTCACCAAGTTAAGGATGACATAGCCGCAGGTAAGCGATCGCCTATCGTCCGTCTAGGAACCCAAAAAGGGGCGCAACTGCTAGTTTGGTTTACTGCTAGCATTTATCCCTTAACCTTGCTATTTGTACTATTGGGGATTTTTCCAGCTTGGACATTGCTGAGTTGGGTAAGTTTACCCTTTGCTGTCAAATTATGCCGCCACGTTCAAGAAAATCACAACCAGCCGGACAAAGTTAGTAACTGTAAATTCATCGCCGTAGCCGTGCATTTCTGGGCTTGCTTGCTGTTGGGCTTGGGATTTATTCTCTAG
- a CDS encoding isochorismate synthase MenF: MTVSPCRSNLFVERKDLYQFLLSVQEKCLPNNGKQIVSISQEIDLVDPLLVLDRLTQANEINFYFEDRAKGEAIAAIDCVAKLQIDGADRFIQAEDFIKSCLQNIINFSNANQPFSGPHFFSYFSFFDKNAQVDYPFPSATIFLPRWQVAVKNQRCILVTNIILNENTNIQRLLENVQNKIEFIQSLEYHSASIDSFPTNFYKKSVTNATHFKRSVVSVLEKIRSSHLRKIVLADILDVKSSNHFDLVKSLNNLRQIHPNCYIFSTSNGKGQNFIGASPERLISINNQQLITDALAGSAPRGKTPAEDAANANRLLNSEKEKHEHSLVLDFITQRLCKLGLSPQILAPRLRQLSNIQHLWTPISAVVPANIHPLKIVGQLHPTPAVAGAARDVACAEIRRYESFERGLYAAPLGWIDSQGNCEFIVGIRSALIDGDRARLYAGAGIVAGSDPDKEFAEVQLKLQALLKALV; encoded by the coding sequence ATGACAGTTTCACCATGTCGTAGCAACTTGTTTGTAGAGCGCAAAGATTTATATCAATTTCTCTTATCAGTCCAAGAAAAGTGCCTTCCAAATAATGGCAAGCAAATTGTCAGTATCTCTCAAGAGATCGATTTAGTTGACCCTTTACTTGTATTGGATCGACTTACACAAGCAAATGAAATAAATTTTTACTTTGAGGACAGAGCTAAAGGAGAAGCGATCGCAGCAATTGATTGTGTAGCAAAATTACAGATTGATGGTGCAGATCGTTTCATTCAAGCCGAAGATTTTATCAAATCTTGTCTACAAAATATAATTAATTTTAGTAACGCTAATCAACCTTTTTCTGGGCCTCACTTTTTTTCTTATTTCAGCTTTTTTGATAAAAACGCTCAAGTCGATTATCCATTTCCATCTGCTACCATTTTTCTTCCCCGTTGGCAAGTAGCTGTGAAAAATCAGCGTTGTATATTAGTAACAAATATAATTCTTAATGAAAATACAAATATTCAAAGGTTGTTGGAGAATGTGCAAAATAAAATTGAATTTATCCAATCTTTAGAATATCACTCTGCTAGTATTGATTCTTTTCCGACAAACTTCTACAAGAAATCTGTCACGAATGCCACTCATTTTAAACGTTCAGTAGTGTCTGTGTTAGAAAAAATTCGGTCTAGTCATTTAAGGAAAATTGTTCTGGCGGATATATTAGATGTAAAATCAAGCAATCACTTTGACTTAGTTAAATCCTTAAATAACCTTAGACAAATACATCCTAATTGTTATATTTTTTCTACAAGTAATGGTAAAGGACAAAACTTTATTGGTGCAAGTCCAGAAAGATTAATTAGTATTAATAATCAACAGTTAATTACGGATGCTTTAGCTGGTTCTGCACCGCGAGGTAAAACCCCGGCTGAAGATGCAGCTAATGCCAATCGCTTATTAAATAGTGAAAAAGAAAAGCACGAACATTCGCTAGTGCTTGATTTCATTACACAACGCCTATGTAAACTCGGTTTGTCACCACAAATATTAGCACCACGGCTGCGACAATTATCGAACATCCAGCATTTATGGACACCAATTAGTGCTGTAGTTCCCGCTAATATACATCCATTAAAAATTGTTGGACAATTGCATCCTACACCAGCCGTTGCTGGTGCAGCACGAGATGTAGCTTGTGCCGAAATTCGTCGTTACGAGAGCTTTGAGAGGGGTTTGTATGCTGCGCCTCTAGGTTGGATAGATTCTCAGGGTAACTGCGAGTTTATTGTAGGAATTCGTTCAGCATTGATTGATGGCGATCGCGCGAGATTGTATGCTGGTGCTGGGATCGTAGCTGGCTCCGATCCTGACAAGGAATTTGCAGAGGTGCAACTTAAGCTTCAGGCGTTACTGAAAGCGTTAGTTTAA
- a CDS encoding isoprenyl transferase, whose translation MINHKSKLPSDLNPQKIPQHIAVIMDGNGRWATSRGLPRIAGHRQGARTLKELLRCCKDWGIKALTAYAFSTENWQRPVEEVDFLMLLFERLLHRELAQMHREGVRISFIGDLSALPKSLQTEMERSMTETLNNQAIHFTVAVNYGSRNEITRVCHKVAQLVQRGELSAEEVNESFVEQHLYTVDTPEPDLLIRTSGEMRLSNFLLWQMAYTEMYFTDILWPDFNREAFYQALLSYQNRDRRFGQVKASVSA comes from the coding sequence ATGATAAATCACAAATCAAAATTACCCAGCGATTTAAACCCCCAAAAAATACCCCAACATATCGCCGTCATCATGGATGGTAACGGACGATGGGCAACCAGTCGAGGATTACCGCGCATTGCTGGACATCGCCAGGGAGCAAGGACACTCAAAGAACTATTGCGTTGCTGCAAGGATTGGGGAATCAAAGCGTTGACAGCCTACGCTTTCTCAACAGAAAATTGGCAGCGTCCCGTTGAAGAAGTAGATTTTCTGATGCTGTTGTTTGAGCGATTATTACACCGCGAGTTGGCTCAGATGCATCGGGAAGGAGTGCGAATATCATTTATTGGAGATTTGTCGGCTTTACCCAAGTCTCTACAAACAGAAATGGAACGTTCAATGACAGAAACGTTGAACAATCAAGCAATCCACTTTACTGTTGCAGTCAACTACGGTAGCCGCAACGAAATTACCAGAGTTTGTCATAAAGTCGCTCAACTCGTGCAACGCGGCGAACTTAGTGCGGAAGAAGTAAATGAAAGTTTTGTCGAACAACACCTCTACACAGTAGATACTCCAGAACCAGATTTACTGATTCGTACTAGCGGTGAGATGCGATTGAGTAATTTTCTTTTGTGGCAAATGGCGTATACAGAGATGTATTTCACTGATATTCTTTGGCCAGATTTTAATAGAGAAGCATTTTATCAGGCTTTGTTGAGCTACCAAAATCGCGATCGCCGTTTTGGTCAAGTTAAAGCTTCAGTTTCAGCTTAA
- a CDS encoding ferritin-like domain-containing protein yields MLNILNPVAEDLAGQSYPSPHYLQTQRRIRSLIDRYTGIDQLHDRLQDLPIQFANPQPRPWKPIDWQTINRNQIIGLDAEVFLSILIGAMDTEAPIRGYTQTSRQYLEKLHPPMARFVGGTVGEDGELLELGLWEKEERQHTPALIKVYTQLTGEKITPKLRTVRNYLPTDDPYEDLYRHGLHRIATEYGATCLYIWLMAHTTGALQDVLEELAQDEINHMTKFWGFGVWTFPDSSLMRIGRTLIKTRSQNYQRNNLMRTLHRMMGTLNWNAWSLINKATLLFTFTYTMHRLWSWNNSLTPEYLQDLFGIRY; encoded by the coding sequence ATGCTTAATATTCTCAACCCAGTTGCAGAAGACTTAGCAGGTCAAAGCTATCCCAGTCCTCACTACCTGCAAACACAGCGCCGCATTCGTTCCCTCATAGATAGATATACTGGCATCGATCAACTACACGATAGGTTACAAGATTTACCGATACAATTTGCCAATCCCCAACCGCGTCCTTGGAAACCCATCGACTGGCAAACAATTAACCGGAATCAAATTATTGGCTTAGATGCAGAGGTATTTCTATCCATATTGATAGGTGCAATGGACACTGAAGCTCCCATTCGCGGCTATACCCAAACAAGTCGGCAGTATTTGGAAAAATTGCATCCTCCGATGGCTCGGTTTGTTGGTGGAACTGTCGGTGAAGATGGCGAATTGCTGGAACTTGGTTTGTGGGAAAAGGAAGAACGTCAGCATACACCCGCATTAATCAAAGTCTACACCCAATTAACAGGCGAGAAAATTACCCCAAAACTTCGGACTGTTAGAAACTATCTTCCCACGGATGACCCTTACGAAGACCTATATCGCCACGGTTTACATCGCATTGCTACAGAATACGGTGCAACCTGTCTCTACATTTGGTTGATGGCTCACACTACTGGGGCACTCCAAGATGTTCTAGAGGAATTAGCACAGGATGAAATCAACCACATGACCAAATTCTGGGGGTTTGGAGTCTGGACTTTCCCTGATAGTAGTTTGATGCGAATTGGCCGCACGCTGATTAAAACGCGATCGCAAAATTATCAGCGTAACAACCTCATGCGTACCCTCCACCGCATGATGGGTACACTCAACTGGAATGCTTGGTCATTAATTAACAAAGCAACTCTCCTTTTCACCTTCACCTATACAATGCATCGTCTGTGGAGTTGGAACAACAGCCTAACCCCAGAGTATTTGCAAGATTTATTTGGAATTAGATATTAG
- a CDS encoding ABC transporter ATP-binding protein, producing MSQVVLENVYKSFSSRKGEGVTSQTQSPLTSGEKTDAPQERTGSVNVLRRINLTIADGEFMVLVGPSGCGKSTLLRLIAGLEVMTGGNIWVGDRLLNDLPPKERDIAMVFQNYALYPHMTVYDNIAFGLRRRFARAGGENNHSSLPNWVENLFVGATKKLPKELRYISDKERAVNEQVRSVAQLLQIETLLNRLPKQLSGGQRQRVALGRAIARDPQVFLMDEPLSNLDAKLRAETRAQIVKLQRQLGTTTIYVTHDQTEAMTMGDRIAIMSEGQIQQVASPLELYNRPANLFVAEFIGSPPMNFIPVEFHAPLLITRSQFRFTLPEVWGNALQKYDRKTLILGIRPEHLNLSMPATKNLPVQVDLVENLGNDSFLAVKIAEPGSQPATTANYLQVRIPPDRFVQSGEQLWLSLTPEKIHFFDPETQLAIFP from the coding sequence GTGTCCCAAGTTGTTTTAGAAAACGTTTATAAAAGTTTTTCCTCACGCAAAGGGGAAGGTGTTACTTCACAAACCCAATCTCCCCTCACCTCTGGGGAGAAAACTGATGCACCGCAAGAACGTACGGGGAGTGTTAACGTCTTGCGACGGATTAACCTGACGATCGCAGATGGCGAGTTTATGGTGCTGGTAGGCCCTTCTGGTTGTGGTAAAAGCACCTTGCTGCGGTTAATCGCTGGTTTAGAAGTGATGACTGGCGGTAATATCTGGGTAGGCGATCGCTTGCTCAATGACCTACCACCCAAAGAACGCGACATCGCAATGGTGTTTCAAAATTACGCTCTTTATCCTCACATGACGGTGTATGACAATATCGCCTTTGGGTTACGTCGCCGTTTTGCGAGAGCAGGGGGAGAAAATAACCATTCCTCACTCCCTAACTGGGTAGAAAATCTTTTTGTGGGGGCAACAAAAAAGTTACCTAAAGAACTCCGCTATATTTCTGACAAAGAACGGGCGGTAAATGAGCAGGTGCGTAGTGTTGCTCAACTGTTACAAATTGAAACATTGCTGAATCGCTTACCCAAACAGCTATCTGGTGGACAAAGACAACGGGTTGCATTAGGAAGAGCGATCGCGCGCGATCCGCAAGTGTTTTTAATGGATGAACCCCTTTCTAACTTAGATGCCAAACTACGGGCGGAAACCCGCGCCCAAATTGTGAAGTTACAGCGCCAACTGGGGACAACGACAATTTACGTTACCCACGATCAAACAGAAGCGATGACAATGGGCGATCGCATTGCGATTATGTCGGAGGGTCAAATTCAACAAGTCGCTTCTCCCTTAGAACTTTACAACCGCCCTGCCAACCTTTTTGTAGCAGAGTTCATTGGTTCGCCACCAATGAATTTTATTCCTGTAGAATTTCATGCCCCTCTGTTGATTACTCGTTCTCAATTTCGTTTCACCCTCCCAGAAGTTTGGGGAAATGCCTTACAGAAATACGATCGAAAAACTCTAATTTTAGGCATTCGCCCAGAACACTTAAACTTGAGTATGCCCGCTACTAAAAATCTACCAGTGCAAGTAGATTTAGTAGAGAATCTTGGCAACGATTCCTTTCTCGCTGTTAAGATTGCCGAACCAGGATCTCAACCTGCCACTACCGCCAATTACCTACAAGTACGAATCCCACCAGACCGATTTGTACAATCTGGTGAGCAACTATGGTTATCTCTAACTCCAGAGAAAATTCACTTTTTTGACCCGGAAACTCAGTTGGCGATATTTCCCTAA
- a CDS encoding DUF6615 family protein: MENICKQIHQSSKYVSLWLTKQPHVNEESLTDWLLFHISTKVPNIHYHTFTRIEEARQTGADWEWWILFPQNYVRFRVQAKKLSTDDNYKKIAYANKYGLQIHKFLEDSKRANAISLYALYSPAINYEMCNKKLSNQNDGVFLAGGQQIHNAFILGYPLKITATDILKLSRPFSCFACCPLITANGGGLQHYLKQYFQLEMTSVSPNYNNFRGLHDERPEYLSSFMDNSQAGVPEWWENEFKLEIHDFNSLLVYDFRHQSSDYQDILF; encoded by the coding sequence ATGGAAAATATTTGCAAACAAATTCATCAATCCTCTAAATATGTTAGTTTATGGCTCACTAAACAGCCTCATGTAAATGAAGAATCACTGACTGATTGGCTGTTATTTCATATATCTACTAAAGTGCCAAATATCCACTATCATACTTTTACTCGGATTGAAGAGGCTCGTCAAACTGGGGCAGATTGGGAATGGTGGATTTTATTTCCTCAGAACTATGTACGTTTCCGCGTTCAGGCAAAGAAATTATCAACTGATGATAACTATAAAAAAATAGCCTATGCTAATAAGTATGGTCTACAAATTCATAAATTCTTAGAAGATTCTAAGCGAGCTAATGCAATTTCTCTTTATGCACTCTATAGCCCAGCGATTAACTATGAGATGTGCAATAAAAAACTGAGCAATCAAAATGATGGAGTTTTTCTGGCAGGTGGTCAACAAATCCATAACGCTTTTATTTTAGGTTATCCCCTGAAAATCACAGCTACTGACATTCTCAAGCTATCTAGACCATTTTCTTGCTTTGCTTGTTGTCCCTTAATTACAGCAAATGGTGGTGGATTACAGCACTATTTAAAACAATACTTTCAACTTGAAATGACATCAGTATCACCAAATTACAATAACTTTAGAGGTCTTCATGATGAGCGTCCAGAGTATTTGTCGTCATTTATGGACAATTCGCAGGCTGGTGTTCCTGAATGGTGGGAAAACGAGTTTAAATTGGAAATACATGATTTCAATTCTCTTTTAGTCTACGATTTTCGCCACCAAAGTTCTGATTACCAAGACATACTTTTTTAA